One Peribacillus simplex NBRC 15720 = DSM 1321 genomic region harbors:
- a CDS encoding GntR family transcriptional regulator: MNKEAALHSIVKESIIDLIKNGEYQTNTKLPTEAEFCKIYGVSRTTVRTALQQLNVEGYIYRVQGKGTFVSENKVKQFLTSTVEKFSEQVTMQGKNPSTKVISLKVIEANATLAKLFKQNIGDPVNKLERIRYVNDIPLQYEIAFLPWYKTPGLNIEACEKSLFKVLETQFNLKVKKTVEHLEFSLADDSISDKLDVPNGSPCFSLETYTYENDGSVIEFSKTLFRGDRAHFVIERNY, encoded by the coding sequence ATGAATAAAGAAGCGGCATTGCATTCCATAGTTAAGGAATCGATTATCGATCTCATAAAAAATGGCGAATATCAAACAAATACGAAATTACCGACTGAGGCCGAATTTTGTAAAATATACGGAGTAAGCAGGACAACAGTTCGCACGGCCTTACAGCAATTGAACGTCGAAGGCTATATCTACCGTGTTCAAGGAAAAGGTACCTTCGTTTCGGAGAATAAAGTGAAACAATTTCTTACAAGCACGGTTGAAAAGTTCTCTGAGCAAGTCACGATGCAAGGAAAAAACCCTTCTACAAAGGTCATTAGCTTAAAAGTGATTGAAGCAAATGCTACCCTTGCCAAGCTTTTTAAACAAAATATTGGAGACCCCGTAAACAAATTGGAACGGATACGTTACGTAAACGACATCCCCCTTCAATATGAAATTGCCTTTCTCCCTTGGTATAAAACACCCGGGCTTAATATCGAAGCCTGTGAAAAATCACTCTTTAAAGTACTTGAAACACAATTCAATTTAAAAGTAAAAAAAACGGTTGAACACTTGGAGTTTTCACTTGCCGACGATTCCATTTCTGATAAATTGGATGTACCGAACGGTTCACCTTGTTTTTCCTTAGAAACTTACACATATGAGAATGATGGATCGGTCATTGAATTCTCTAAAACTCTCTTTAGAGGCGATCGTGCACACTTTGTCATCGAGCGGAACTATTGA
- the mutL gene encoding DNA mismatch repair endonuclease MutL — protein MGKIIQLDEALSNKIAAGEVVERPASVVKELVENAIDANSTIIEIELVEAGLGSIRIVDNGDGILADDIEAAFKRHATSKIKDENDLFRIRTLGFRGEAMPSIASVSRFELKSSTGEGVGTRILLEGGMVKDLEASSSRKGTDILVSDLFYNTPARLKYMKTIHTELGNITDVANRLALSHPDVSIRLSHNEKRILHTNGNGDVRQVLAAIYGTNIAKKMIPVQASSLDFKLSGYIVMPEVTRASRNYISTMINGRFIKNYALVKAILDGYHTLLPIGRFPIALLNIEMDPILVDVNVHPSKMEVRLSKEQELYSLVSETIKSSFKKMSLIPSGYTPTAKPEQVKSEQTKLELDHVVESGKRVLEEAKKEASLLKDTLIREKQEQKSYVDHNEDFNLEPIKEIIYSNEQQQMEDAYIPVLQDDESKTYFESAEKYTTYTVEKEEEIEANEPDSRIPPMYPIGQMHGTYIFAQNEKGLYIIDQHAAQERIKYEYFKEKVGRVENELQDMLVPITLEFSTDQCIRINEYRHELEKVGVYLEEFGYNAFIVRSHPQWFPKGIEQEILEEMIEQLLSMKKVDIKKLREEAAIMMSCKASIKANRHLRNDEIQALLDELRRTTDPFTCPHGRPIIISYSIYEMEKMFKRIM, from the coding sequence ATGGGGAAAATCATACAGCTTGATGAGGCTTTATCTAATAAAATCGCAGCTGGAGAAGTTGTTGAACGCCCAGCCTCAGTCGTTAAGGAACTTGTGGAAAACGCAATAGATGCAAACAGTACCATTATAGAGATTGAATTGGTGGAGGCTGGACTTGGTTCCATTCGGATCGTGGATAATGGCGATGGGATTTTGGCTGATGATATAGAAGCGGCATTTAAACGCCACGCCACAAGTAAAATAAAAGATGAAAATGATCTTTTCCGAATCCGAACACTTGGCTTCCGCGGTGAAGCAATGCCCAGTATTGCTTCAGTTTCCCGTTTTGAATTGAAAAGCAGCACTGGCGAAGGTGTAGGAACGCGCATACTTCTTGAAGGCGGCATGGTTAAGGACCTCGAGGCTTCATCCAGCCGTAAAGGAACGGATATCCTGGTTTCCGACTTGTTTTACAATACTCCTGCAAGGCTGAAATATATGAAAACCATTCATACAGAGCTAGGAAATATTACAGATGTCGCTAACAGGCTCGCACTTTCGCATCCTGATGTTTCTATACGGTTATCTCACAACGAGAAGCGTATTCTGCATACGAATGGTAACGGTGATGTCAGGCAGGTGCTAGCCGCAATCTATGGTACGAATATTGCCAAAAAGATGATTCCGGTTCAGGCAAGCTCCTTGGACTTCAAATTATCCGGATATATCGTTATGCCTGAGGTCACCCGGGCTTCAAGGAATTATATTTCAACCATGATAAACGGCCGCTTCATAAAAAACTATGCACTTGTGAAAGCAATCCTGGATGGGTATCATACACTTCTTCCAATTGGACGTTTTCCAATTGCTTTGTTGAATATTGAAATGGATCCGATTCTTGTCGATGTCAATGTACATCCATCCAAAATGGAGGTAAGGCTCAGCAAGGAACAGGAATTGTACAGTCTTGTATCGGAAACGATTAAATCTTCGTTTAAAAAGATGTCTCTAATACCAAGTGGATATACACCAACAGCAAAGCCGGAACAGGTGAAAAGTGAGCAAACTAAGCTGGAATTGGACCATGTTGTGGAAAGCGGCAAGCGGGTCCTTGAAGAAGCCAAGAAAGAAGCTTCACTCTTGAAGGATACCTTGATTCGGGAAAAGCAGGAACAAAAGAGTTACGTGGATCATAATGAAGATTTCAATCTTGAACCAATAAAGGAAATAATCTATAGCAATGAACAGCAGCAAATGGAAGATGCCTATATACCGGTTTTACAAGATGATGAAAGCAAAACATATTTCGAGTCAGCTGAAAAGTATACAACCTACACTGTCGAAAAAGAGGAAGAAATCGAGGCGAATGAACCGGATAGCCGCATCCCTCCGATGTACCCGATTGGGCAAATGCATGGAACATATATTTTCGCCCAAAACGAAAAAGGTTTGTATATCATAGACCAGCATGCTGCCCAGGAACGGATTAAATACGAATATTTTAAAGAAAAGGTCGGACGTGTTGAAAACGAGCTACAGGATATGCTTGTACCCATAACCCTTGAATTTTCAACAGACCAATGTATCCGGATAAATGAATATCGGCATGAATTGGAAAAAGTGGGCGTCTATTTAGAGGAGTTTGGCTATAACGCCTTTATTGTCCGATCGCATCCACAATGGTTCCCTAAAGGAATTGAACAGGAAATCCTTGAAGAAATGATCGAACAATTGCTATCGATGAAAAAGGTCGACATCAAAAAATTGCGCGAAGAAGCAGCTATCATGATGAGCTGTAAAGCCTCCATAAAGGCAAACCGTCATCTGCGGAATGATGAAATCCAAGCACTATTGGATGAACTAAGGCGGACAACAGATCCCTTCACATGCCCTCATGGAAGACCTATCATCATCTCTTATTCCATTTATGAAATGGAGAAAATGTTCAAGCGGATCATGTAA
- a CDS encoding OPT family oligopeptide transporter yields the protein MSNNSKESKFVPYVSASKSLPELTATAIILGIILAIVFGAANAYLGLLIGLTVSASIPAAVISMAILRGVFRRDSILENNIVQTMTTAGEAIGAGAVFTIPALFMWDMDVSQAFIIFVVLTGGFLGVFMMVPLRQLLIVREHETLPYPEGTACAEVLKSGEKGGTSAKLIGAGLVIGGVVKGLGDGFKLFKTEVETGITNFKNAVVGLDAFPSLLGVGYIIGPRVAGQMLGGGLLAWVVLIPAISFFGGSNGTAIFPSDVPIGELDAWGIWDNYIRYIGAGAVATGGLITLIKTLPILFSSVFDTLKGVKANKGQLKSGSIRTEQDIPAKYVWLGTIIVILIIAFTPITDVGIIGAIAIAIFGFLFVTVASRVVGIVGSSSSPVSGMTIATLLIVAIVYKATGFTGTTGMVAALTVAAIICTALAVSGDVSQDLKTGYIVGGTPWKQQVAMMIGVVASASVIGFILVLMDNAYTMGSAELPAPKAALMKILAEGVLGGDLPWTLIFIGAAISITLEFFGLNSLVVAVGIYLPVHTSAPIMIGGFIRFFVEFFSKTKEALKARVDRGVLFASGLIAGESLIGVLIAILIAAGVQVPAVAKLASNLLPFLLFLALAGLLWFVSSKGKKEDAS from the coding sequence TTGTCGAACAATTCAAAAGAGAGTAAATTCGTTCCGTACGTCTCTGCATCTAAATCTCTACCGGAATTAACTGCAACTGCAATCATTCTAGGGATCATTCTTGCAATCGTATTCGGGGCGGCAAATGCATACTTAGGCCTACTTATTGGTTTAACTGTCTCTGCTTCAATACCCGCAGCGGTAATTTCAATGGCTATCTTAAGAGGGGTTTTTCGCAGGGATTCAATATTAGAGAACAATATTGTGCAAACGATGACCACGGCAGGTGAGGCTATTGGTGCCGGTGCTGTATTTACCATTCCAGCATTGTTCATGTGGGACATGGACGTGAGTCAAGCATTCATCATTTTCGTTGTATTAACTGGGGGATTTTTAGGGGTCTTCATGATGGTTCCCCTTCGCCAGCTTTTGATTGTAAGGGAACATGAAACATTACCTTATCCGGAAGGTACGGCATGTGCCGAGGTCCTGAAGTCAGGAGAAAAGGGTGGTACAAGCGCCAAGCTAATCGGAGCCGGTTTGGTTATCGGCGGTGTGGTTAAAGGGCTTGGTGATGGGTTTAAGCTTTTCAAGACAGAGGTTGAAACAGGAATCACGAATTTTAAAAATGCAGTGGTTGGTCTTGATGCCTTTCCTTCCCTTTTGGGTGTAGGTTATATTATTGGACCGCGTGTTGCAGGACAAATGCTAGGTGGGGGTTTATTAGCCTGGGTCGTTCTAATACCAGCCATCAGCTTTTTTGGCGGAAGCAATGGTACAGCCATTTTCCCTTCTGATGTACCGATCGGTGAATTGGATGCATGGGGAATTTGGGATAATTATATACGCTATATTGGAGCTGGTGCTGTTGCAACTGGCGGATTGATCACATTGATCAAAACATTACCAATACTTTTCAGTTCAGTTTTTGATACTCTTAAAGGCGTAAAAGCCAATAAAGGACAACTAAAATCAGGTTCGATCCGTACAGAACAAGATATACCGGCTAAATACGTTTGGTTGGGAACGATCATCGTTATTTTAATCATTGCTTTCACACCTATAACAGATGTGGGAATCATCGGTGCGATTGCAATTGCGATTTTTGGATTTTTATTCGTGACAGTGGCTTCAAGGGTTGTCGGGATCGTCGGAAGTTCTTCTTCCCCTGTTTCTGGAATGACGATAGCTACGCTATTGATTGTAGCGATTGTCTATAAAGCTACTGGTTTTACTGGTACGACTGGAATGGTAGCCGCTTTAACTGTCGCTGCGATCATTTGTACAGCACTTGCGGTTTCAGGTGATGTTTCTCAAGATCTAAAAACAGGATATATCGTCGGCGGAACACCATGGAAACAACAAGTTGCCATGATGATCGGTGTTGTTGCGTCCGCTTCTGTCATTGGTTTTATCCTGGTTCTAATGGATAACGCATATACGATGGGATCTGCAGAACTACCTGCACCTAAAGCGGCACTAATGAAAATACTTGCTGAAGGTGTTCTTGGGGGAGATTTACCTTGGACTCTCATCTTTATCGGTGCGGCTATTTCCATCACATTAGAGTTTTTCGGTCTGAATTCACTTGTTGTTGCAGTCGGCATTTACTTGCCGGTTCATACTAGTGCCCCAATCATGATTGGTGGATTTATTCGATTCTTCGTTGAGTTCTTCTCGAAAACAAAAGAAGCGCTTAAAGCACGGGTTGATAGAGGTGTATTATTTGCCTCTGGTTTAATAGCGGGTGAATCATTGATTGGTGTACTTATTGCCATATTGATCGCAGCAGGTGTCCAAGTTCCGGCTGTGGCTAAATTAGCCAGTAATTTGCTACCTTTCCTACTATTCCTTGCTCTAGCTGGATTGCTATGGTTCGTATCCAGCAAAGGGAAAAAAGAAGATGCTTCGTAA
- a CDS encoding methyltransferase, producing MEETNYDEMLNIKTEGEQKNFNDSLHYHRYEPTPYSALEHLFKKYALKRNDRIVDFGCGKGRLNFFIHHLYQSSVVGVEMNDNFYKEAIENLNGYMKKRKNNNGNIEFQCCLAEEYDIDTKDNRFYFFNPFSVQIFMKIINNILLSYEKEPRQIELILFYASQDYIFFLENQTAFELKNEVMLPGLTESNPFEKFVIYQLLN from the coding sequence ATGGAAGAAACGAATTATGATGAAATGCTGAACATCAAGACGGAAGGTGAACAAAAAAATTTCAATGATTCTTTGCATTATCACCGATACGAGCCTACGCCATACAGCGCATTAGAACATTTATTCAAAAAATATGCACTGAAAAGAAATGATCGCATTGTGGATTTTGGATGCGGTAAAGGACGCTTGAATTTTTTTATCCATCACTTATATCAATCATCTGTGGTTGGCGTGGAGATGAATGATAATTTCTATAAAGAAGCGATCGAGAATCTGAATGGATACATGAAGAAAAGGAAAAACAATAATGGCAATATAGAATTCCAATGTTGTTTGGCAGAAGAATATGATATTGATACGAAAGACAATCGTTTTTATTTCTTTAATCCGTTCTCGGTACAGATTTTCATGAAAATCATCAATAATATATTGCTTTCCTATGAAAAAGAACCGCGCCAAATCGAACTTATATTATTTTATGCTTCACAGGATTATATTTTTTTCCTCGAAAATCAAACCGCCTTCGAGCTGAAAAACGAAGTGATGTTACCTGGCTTGACTGAATCTAATCCTTTTGAGAAATTCGTCATATACCAATTGTTAAATTGA
- a CDS encoding cupin domain-containing protein, translating into MVSYMDYTSPSTQYFFDVNKSNLMKKDNQNYINVLGIKQLNTLENVSLLDIYLSVNNVVEPHYHQNAAELVYCISGAATVSLLNPFTKQIQNYPIKPGQVANVPQGWWHYEVANTDNTHLLAIFNAPTPEVILGSDILKLTPANIMAHTYCMDENQWKKAIAPVQPSTFIGPSANCHRAAEEDMQQYPQYINHYDNQMYTAPAYNYQFQPPPPYYYY; encoded by the coding sequence ATGGTCTCCTATATGGACTATACTTCACCATCAACACAATACTTTTTTGATGTTAATAAAAGCAATTTAATGAAAAAAGACAATCAAAACTATATAAATGTATTAGGTATCAAACAATTGAATACACTCGAAAATGTTTCTTTATTAGATATTTACCTTAGTGTAAACAATGTCGTAGAACCGCATTATCACCAAAATGCTGCAGAGCTAGTGTATTGCATTTCTGGAGCGGCAACCGTTTCATTACTGAACCCTTTTACTAAGCAAATACAAAATTATCCCATTAAACCTGGCCAAGTAGCCAACGTTCCACAAGGTTGGTGGCATTATGAAGTGGCTAATACTGATAATACTCATCTGCTGGCCATTTTTAATGCACCAACACCTGAGGTAATCCTTGGTTCAGATATCTTGAAATTGACACCTGCAAATATTATGGCACATACGTATTGCATGGATGAAAACCAATGGAAAAAAGCAATTGCACCGGTTCAACCCTCAACATTCATCGGTCCGTCAGCAAACTGCCATCGAGCGGCCGAAGAAGACATGCAGCAATATCCGCAATATATTAATCACTATGATAACCAAATGTATACTGCCCCGGCTTACAACTATCAATTCCAGCCTCCCCCCCCATATTATTATTATTGA
- a CDS encoding PTS sugar transporter subunit IIB, translating to MNILLCCSAGMSTSLLVTKMEESAKKQGIECHIWAVGSTEVNNEIDKADVILLGPQVRYLLSKLQEGGKEKGIPVATINPMFYGLCNGEEVLKQATTLIKGE from the coding sequence ATGAATATCTTATTATGTTGTTCTGCAGGTATGTCTACTAGTTTATTAGTTACCAAGATGGAGGAAAGCGCTAAAAAACAAGGGATAGAATGTCATATATGGGCTGTAGGTTCTACAGAAGTGAACAATGAAATAGATAAGGCTGATGTGATTTTATTAGGTCCGCAGGTAAGATATCTTCTTTCCAAGTTACAGGAAGGCGGAAAAGAAAAGGGAATTCCAGTCGCAACCATCAATCCAATGTTCTATGGACTATGTAATGGTGAAGAAGTACTAAAACAAGCCACTACTTTAATAAAAGGAGAATAA
- a CDS encoding PqqD family protein produces the protein MLRKRQSKKRNLLTMVPLLEKRVTMVQESSESTFLVIQRTNFVERITIRFFKQPSVRKIKLDKFGAYAIKQMDFQRNVNQISEAMSEHFGEEAEPALPRLMKFLEILEVHDWIIWDDEEEK, from the coding sequence ATGCTTCGTAAACGCCAATCAAAAAAGCGGAACCTGTTAACCATGGTTCCCCTTTTGGAAAAACGCGTCACTATGGTACAAGAATCTTCGGAATCAACTTTTTTAGTCATTCAAAGGACCAATTTTGTGGAACGAATTACAATTCGTTTCTTTAAACAACCATCAGTCCGTAAAATCAAGCTTGATAAGTTTGGGGCATATGCCATTAAACAGATGGATTTCCAAAGGAATGTAAATCAGATTTCTGAAGCGATGAGTGAACATTTTGGTGAGGAAGCAGAACCAGCCTTACCGCGGTTGATGAAATTTCTGGAAATTCTTGAGGTTCATGATTGGATCATATGGGATGATGAAGAAGAAAAATGA
- a CDS encoding PTS sugar transporter subunit IIC → MMTFIDKYIMPGAVKVGNNRHLLAIRDALIGMIAITMIGSFAVLFNNLGQVIKPYGRMMEAIFGPAWNTLGGDIWFGTFAFMTVFAVFGISYKLARSYGDDGFEAMLVSAACFFLLLPQIGNVTITIDDKDVTGGAWGFVSVNYFNATALFTGIVVALIATEIFVRLSRVKYLVIKLPDGVPPAVARSFAKLVPGMATIFIAGVFGLLFRKVTDGQVLNDWLSKVIVSPLQSAVDSLPFAILLVFLVHLLWMIGLHGPNILGGITTPLFESSGVKNIDLYAKGVKDMDQYGVLAGSFLDAFVYLGGSGATLGLIIAMIIAGRKRYKQMIALGGAPGVFQINEPILFGLPIVLNPMWFIPFVLGPVITTVISYIAVSSGMVFPIVAKIPWVTPPIVGGFLATGGHVSGAVLAAINLVISTAIYLPFVYAQVKIDTKNKKELTKDSETLSV, encoded by the coding sequence ATGATGACTTTTATTGATAAGTATATTATGCCTGGGGCGGTAAAGGTAGGAAATAACCGGCATTTGCTTGCGATTCGTGACGCATTGATTGGAATGATAGCGATTACAATGATCGGGTCATTCGCCGTCCTGTTTAATAATCTTGGGCAAGTCATCAAGCCTTATGGAAGAATGATGGAGGCTATCTTCGGTCCTGCATGGAATACGCTGGGCGGTGATATTTGGTTTGGAACGTTTGCATTCATGACTGTATTCGCTGTATTCGGAATCTCTTATAAATTGGCACGATCATACGGTGACGATGGTTTTGAAGCGATGCTGGTTTCCGCAGCCTGTTTCTTTTTATTATTACCTCAAATCGGAAATGTCACTATAACTATCGATGATAAGGATGTTACAGGCGGGGCATGGGGTTTTGTAAGCGTGAACTATTTTAATGCTACTGCCCTATTTACGGGAATTGTCGTTGCCTTAATAGCCACTGAAATCTTTGTGAGACTTTCCCGAGTGAAATATTTAGTCATCAAGCTTCCTGATGGAGTACCTCCAGCGGTAGCCCGTTCATTTGCAAAGTTAGTGCCGGGTATGGCAACGATCTTTATCGCTGGTGTATTTGGACTGCTTTTCCGTAAAGTTACGGATGGGCAGGTACTGAATGACTGGCTGAGTAAAGTAATTGTATCTCCATTACAAAGTGCAGTAGATTCATTGCCATTCGCTATTTTACTAGTATTTCTTGTTCACTTATTATGGATGATCGGTTTGCATGGACCCAATATCCTTGGCGGGATAACGACACCGCTTTTTGAAAGTTCGGGAGTGAAAAATATCGATTTATATGCAAAAGGCGTCAAAGACATGGACCAATACGGGGTATTGGCGGGTTCTTTCCTGGATGCATTTGTTTATTTAGGCGGATCTGGTGCAACATTGGGCCTTATCATTGCAATGATCATTGCCGGTCGGAAACGGTATAAACAGATGATTGCACTCGGAGGGGCACCTGGAGTGTTCCAGATTAACGAACCCATTCTTTTCGGATTGCCTATCGTTCTGAATCCAATGTGGTTCATCCCATTTGTTCTCGGCCCGGTAATTACAACGGTGATCTCTTATATCGCGGTAAGCAGCGGAATGGTTTTCCCGATCGTTGCTAAGATTCCATGGGTTACCCCTCCGATTGTGGGTGGGTTCCTGGCCACAGGCGGGCATGTGTCTGGAGCGGTCTTGGCTGCAATCAACTTAGTCATTTCAACAGCGATTTATTTACCATTCGTTTATGCTCAAGTGAAGATAGACACCAAAAACAAAAAAGAGCTTACAAAAGATTCAGAAACGCTAAGCGTTTAA
- a CDS encoding PTS lactose/cellobiose transporter subunit IIA, whose amino-acid sequence MEKEELYQLSFQLILYSGNARSFAMEAMQEAKKRNFDSARVKIAEAETELLQAHKYQTQLIHAEAGGDHFDLPIILVHAQDHLMTAMTIKDLAIEMIDLREEFLHADAVKERTAE is encoded by the coding sequence ATGGAAAAAGAAGAATTATACCAACTATCCTTTCAATTGATTTTATATAGCGGGAATGCGAGAAGCTTTGCAATGGAAGCGATGCAGGAAGCAAAGAAAAGGAATTTTGATTCTGCTCGCGTGAAAATAGCCGAGGCTGAAACGGAATTATTGCAAGCCCATAAATACCAAACCCAATTAATCCATGCTGAGGCGGGCGGGGATCATTTTGATCTTCCCATTATCCTGGTTCATGCACAAGATCATTTAATGACAGCGATGACTATAAAGGATCTTGCAATTGAAATGATTGATCTACGCGAAGAATTCTTACATGCAGATGCTGTGAAGGAGAGGACTGCTGAATGA